Proteins from a genomic interval of Paenibacillus sp. FSL R5-0623:
- a CDS encoding glutaredoxin family protein, whose protein sequence is MENVIVYTSTNCPNCKSVKTFLADKGISYEERNIETSDEYAQQVWDMGVRAVPLTVIGEHRILGMNKTQFAKALDA, encoded by the coding sequence ATGGAAAACGTAATTGTATATACATCGACGAACTGCCCGAACTGCAAATCCGTAAAAACATTCCTGGCTGACAAAGGTATCTCTTATGAAGAGCGTAACATCGAAACTAGCGATGAATATGCACAACAAGTATGGGACATGGGCGTACGTGCCGTGCCATTGACTGTAATTGGTGAACACCGGATTCTGGGTATGAACAAAACTCAATTTGCCAAAGCATTGGACGCTTAA
- a CDS encoding glycosyltransferase family 2 protein yields MDGHEEHGRPHITLSMIVRNEENRYLRQALERHRPWIDRAVIIDDGSTDGTVALCRELLDGIPLVLVENAASRFADEVSLRKQQWEETVATDPEWILNLDADEILTSDFGLVRDLLLSGNEDAIYFRLFDMWSETHYREDEFWQAHAYYRPFLIRYHPGMNYEWKETPQHCGRFPLTIQHWSYGCHAPRVKHYGWAREEDRIRKYERYQALDPEARYGWKEQYESILDQEPRLLAWFD; encoded by the coding sequence TTGGATGGACATGAGGAACATGGAAGACCACATATTACCTTGTCGATGATCGTTCGTAATGAAGAGAATCGTTATCTCAGGCAGGCACTGGAGAGACATCGTCCCTGGATTGATCGCGCAGTAATCATTGATGACGGAAGCACGGATGGAACGGTCGCGCTGTGCAGGGAACTTCTGGACGGTATTCCACTCGTATTAGTGGAGAACGCTGCTTCACGTTTTGCAGACGAGGTAAGCCTGAGAAAACAACAATGGGAAGAGACGGTGGCAACCGATCCGGAGTGGATTTTGAATCTGGATGCGGATGAGATTCTAACCAGTGACTTTGGGTTGGTACGGGATCTGCTGCTCAGTGGCAATGAAGATGCGATCTATTTCAGATTGTTTGATATGTGGAGTGAGACGCATTACCGGGAAGATGAGTTCTGGCAGGCGCATGCCTATTATCGGCCATTTCTGATTCGTTATCACCCGGGGATGAACTATGAATGGAAGGAGACCCCCCAGCATTGCGGTCGTTTTCCGTTAACGATCCAGCATTGGTCCTATGGATGTCATGCTCCCCGGGTGAAGCACTATGGTTGGGCGCGGGAAGAAGACCGCATCCGCAAATATGAACGCTATCAAGCACTGGACCCTGAAGCAAGATACGGTTGGAAGGAGCAGTATGAATCGATATTGGATCAAGAGCCACGACTGTTGGCATGGTTCGATTAA
- the xylB gene encoding xylulokinase has protein sequence MSYVIGVDLGTSAVKTVLVNREGKVAFEASEAYPLYQPKAGYSEQNPEDWVEQTIVSLRKLLEVSGVQPSEIEGLSFSGQMHGLVMVDAEGKPLRNAILWNDTRTTAQCRRIEKVLDGKLLSIARNRALEGFTLPKILWVQENEPELLQQASLFLLPKDYVRYRLTGDYAMDYSDAAGTLLLDVAGKQWSKEIAEAFELPISLCPRLVESFEEVGTLLPEIADQTGLTAATKVYAGGADNACGAIGAGILSEGQTMCSIGTSGVVLSYEERKDLDFEGKVHFFNHGEKDAFYIMGVTLAAGYSLSWFKDTFAADKSFDVLLQGIDQVPAGSNGLLFTPYIVGERTPHPDANIRGSFMGMDAGHKLEHFGRAVMEGITFSLRESIDILRGAGKTVNEVISIGGGAKNEAWLQMQADVFNATIVKLESEQGPAMGAAMLAAYGSGWFPTMQECATAFIRPAKSYEPNPETVAVYDGLFALYQEVYGQTRSLNDRLAEYR, from the coding sequence ATGAGTTACGTAATCGGCGTCGATCTGGGAACCAGTGCGGTCAAAACCGTGTTGGTCAATCGTGAAGGTAAAGTGGCATTTGAAGCATCCGAGGCATACCCGTTGTACCAGCCCAAGGCCGGATACAGCGAACAAAATCCCGAAGATTGGGTAGAGCAGACCATTGTTTCCTTGCGCAAGTTGCTGGAAGTGTCTGGCGTGCAGCCTTCGGAAATCGAGGGATTGAGCTTCTCCGGTCAGATGCACGGACTGGTCATGGTGGATGCAGAAGGTAAACCGCTGCGAAATGCAATCTTGTGGAACGATACACGTACTACGGCGCAGTGCCGCCGGATCGAAAAAGTACTGGACGGCAAGCTGTTAAGTATTGCCCGGAACCGTGCACTGGAAGGCTTCACCTTGCCAAAAATTCTGTGGGTTCAGGAGAACGAGCCTGAATTGTTACAGCAAGCATCCTTGTTCCTGTTGCCAAAAGACTATGTGCGTTATCGCCTGACGGGTGATTATGCTATGGATTATTCCGATGCAGCGGGAACTTTGCTGCTGGACGTTGCAGGCAAGCAGTGGAGCAAAGAGATTGCAGAAGCATTCGAGCTACCAATCTCCCTATGTCCACGTCTTGTGGAATCGTTTGAGGAAGTGGGCACGTTGCTACCTGAGATTGCGGATCAAACGGGTCTGACGGCTGCGACGAAAGTATACGCAGGTGGTGCGGATAATGCTTGCGGTGCCATTGGCGCAGGTATTCTGAGTGAAGGACAGACGATGTGCAGCATCGGAACGTCCGGGGTTGTGCTTTCCTACGAAGAGCGTAAAGATCTCGATTTCGAAGGCAAAGTGCACTTTTTCAATCACGGGGAGAAAGATGCCTTCTATATTATGGGTGTAACACTTGCCGCAGGATATAGCCTGTCCTGGTTTAAGGATACGTTTGCAGCGGACAAATCGTTTGATGTGCTCTTGCAGGGCATTGATCAGGTTCCGGCGGGCAGCAACGGATTGTTGTTCACACCATATATCGTTGGGGAGCGTACACCTCATCCGGATGCGAATATCCGTGGTAGCTTCATGGGTATGGATGCAGGACATAAGCTGGAGCACTTTGGACGTGCGGTGATGGAGGGCATTACCTTCTCGCTGCGCGAGTCCATTGATATTCTGCGAGGTGCAGGCAAAACCGTCAATGAAGTCATCTCCATTGGTGGCGGTGCCAAGAACGAAGCTTGGTTGCAAATGCAGGCTGATGTCTTTAACGCCACGATTGTGAAGCTGGAGAGCGAACAAGGTCCTGCGATGGGTGCAGCAATGCTGGCTGCCTATGGTTCCGGCTGGTTCCCGACTATGCAAGAATGTGCAACAGCGTTTATTCGTCCAGCGAAGTCCTATGAGCCGAACCCGGAAACGGTTGCCGTCTATGATGGACTGTTTGCACTGTACCAGGAAGTCTATGGACAGACACGTAGTCTCAATGATCGTTTGGCTGAATACCGTTAA
- the xylA gene encoding xylose isomerase: MAYFESVNKIAFEGKDSKNPFAFKHYNPEEVVAGKSMEEHFRFGMAYWHTLTAGGSDPFGAETAVRSWDKYSGLDLAKVRVEAAFEFLEKMNLPFFCFHDVDIAPEGNNLREFYSNIDTIVDLIEDHMKSSGKKLLWNTANMFSNPRFMFGAASTCNADVYAHAAAQIKKGLEVGKRLGAENYVFWGGREGYDTLLNTDMQLEQDNIARMFHMAVDYAKEIGFDAQFLIEPKPKEPTKHQYDYDAATSIAFLQKYGLDKHFKLNLEANHATLAGHTFDHEIRVARTNGMLGSLDANQGDMLIGWDTDEFPVDMYDATLTMYEVLKNGGIGRGGVNFDAKVRRGSFEADDLFLAHIAGMDTYAKGLKVAAKLIEDRVFDDFIEKRYSSFSEGIGADVVAGKATLASLAEYALNNESPRKNQSGRQELLRAQLNQYILAD; the protein is encoded by the coding sequence ATGGCCTATTTTGAATCCGTTAATAAAATTGCATTTGAAGGTAAAGATTCCAAGAATCCTTTTGCTTTTAAACATTATAATCCGGAAGAAGTGGTAGCCGGCAAATCGATGGAGGAACATTTCCGTTTCGGCATGGCTTACTGGCATACATTAACTGCAGGCGGCAGTGACCCGTTCGGTGCGGAGACAGCTGTTCGTTCGTGGGATAAATACTCGGGTCTGGACCTCGCGAAAGTACGCGTGGAAGCGGCATTTGAATTTTTGGAAAAAATGAATCTCCCGTTCTTCTGTTTCCACGATGTGGACATCGCACCAGAAGGCAACAACCTGCGCGAGTTCTACAGCAACATTGATACAATCGTTGATCTGATTGAAGATCATATGAAATCCAGCGGCAAAAAACTGCTCTGGAACACGGCAAACATGTTCTCGAACCCACGCTTCATGTTTGGTGCAGCTTCCACTTGTAACGCAGACGTGTATGCTCACGCTGCAGCACAGATCAAAAAAGGTCTGGAAGTGGGTAAACGTCTGGGCGCTGAAAACTATGTATTCTGGGGCGGTCGTGAAGGTTACGACACATTGCTGAACACAGACATGCAACTGGAGCAAGATAACATTGCTCGCATGTTCCACATGGCTGTAGACTATGCGAAGGAAATTGGCTTTGATGCACAATTCCTGATCGAGCCTAAACCAAAAGAGCCAACGAAACACCAATATGATTATGATGCAGCAACTTCCATTGCTTTCTTGCAAAAATACGGTTTGGACAAACACTTCAAACTCAACCTGGAAGCAAACCATGCTACACTGGCTGGTCATACATTTGATCACGAAATCCGTGTTGCTCGTACAAACGGCATGCTCGGTTCCCTTGATGCGAACCAAGGCGATATGTTGATCGGTTGGGATACGGACGAGTTCCCGGTTGATATGTACGATGCTACGTTGACAATGTATGAAGTATTGAAAAACGGCGGTATCGGACGTGGTGGTGTGAACTTTGACGCGAAAGTACGTCGTGGTTCCTTCGAAGCAGACGATCTGTTCCTGGCACACATCGCAGGTATGGACACGTATGCAAAAGGTCTGAAAGTAGCAGCGAAGTTGATTGAAGATCGCGTATTCGATGACTTCATCGAAAAACGTTACAGCAGCTTCAGCGAAGGTATTGGTGCAGATGTGGTTGCAGGTAAAGCAACACTGGCTTCCCTTGCTGAGTACGCGTTGAACAACGAAAGCCCACGCAAAAACCAATCCGGACGTCAGGAATTGCTGAGAGCACAACTTAACCAGTACATTCTGGCTGACTAA
- a CDS encoding ROK family protein, producing MKITGDQMLVKKINKSIVLDTIRRHAPLSRARVSEVTGLNKATVSNLVADLISDDLVQEIGPGESSGGRKPLMLLFRGTSGYAVGLELSVTHLKGVLTDLEGHIITEYAVTLEHHDVSSVLEQLKLAAKQLIEEAPASPHGVIGIGIGVPGMVDEAGTILFAPNLGWEKVALRSMLEEEFELPVTIDNEANAGAHGELNFGAGIGVRHMIYISAGMGIGSGIMVDGELYKGAWGYAGETGHMSIEAEGLPCSCGNRGCWELYASEKAYEHPNHQLKLPAHTTRELIHYAEQGHEAVQELYNTIGRKLGIGITNIVNSFNPERIIIGGPLSEAGPWIETALKQVVEERTLPYHRRSLQIEWAALGSRSTRVGAAYSAISQFLGKIRVSV from the coding sequence ATGAAAATTACCGGAGACCAGATGCTGGTCAAAAAAATAAACAAGTCGATCGTTCTGGATACGATCCGGCGCCATGCCCCTCTTTCTCGCGCACGCGTGTCCGAGGTTACGGGGCTGAACAAAGCAACGGTATCCAATCTGGTTGCTGATCTGATCAGTGATGACCTGGTGCAGGAGATTGGCCCTGGTGAATCCAGCGGCGGACGTAAACCACTCATGCTGCTGTTTCGAGGGACATCAGGCTATGCAGTCGGTTTGGAACTCAGTGTGACTCATTTGAAAGGCGTGCTTACAGATCTGGAAGGACATATCATTACAGAGTACGCAGTGACCTTGGAACATCATGATGTGTCCTCTGTACTGGAGCAATTGAAATTGGCAGCAAAGCAGCTCATTGAAGAAGCTCCTGCTTCCCCTCATGGAGTCATTGGTATTGGCATCGGGGTGCCCGGCATGGTGGATGAGGCAGGAACGATCCTGTTTGCACCCAACTTGGGGTGGGAGAAGGTAGCTCTGCGCTCGATGCTTGAAGAAGAATTTGAACTGCCTGTAACGATCGATAATGAAGCCAATGCGGGTGCCCATGGAGAGCTGAATTTTGGGGCAGGTATCGGTGTCCGTCACATGATCTACATCAGTGCAGGCATGGGGATTGGTTCAGGCATCATGGTAGATGGTGAATTATACAAAGGCGCGTGGGGCTACGCAGGGGAAACAGGCCATATGTCCATTGAAGCTGAAGGTCTGCCCTGCTCCTGTGGTAATCGTGGTTGCTGGGAGTTATACGCATCGGAAAAAGCCTACGAGCACCCGAATCATCAGCTAAAATTACCTGCCCATACTACACGCGAGCTTATTCATTATGCCGAGCAAGGCCACGAGGCTGTTCAGGAATTATACAACACGATTGGGCGCAAACTGGGGATTGGCATTACCAATATTGTTAACAGTTTCAACCCGGAACGTATTATCATTGGCGGTCCGCTCTCTGAAGCAGGTCCCTGGATTGAAACAGCGTTAAAACAAGTTGTCGAGGAACGTACATTACCTTACCACCGCCGCAGTTTGCAGATTGAGTGGGCAGCTCTAGGCAGCCGTTCCACCCGCGTTGGTGCCGCTTACTCTGCGATATCCCAGTTTTTAGGAAAAATCAGGGTGTCTGTCTAA